In one window of Thermus aquaticus DNA:
- the panD gene encoding aspartate 1-decarboxylase has protein sequence MFHAKIHRARVTEADLHYVGSVTVDQELLEAAGILPYEQVDIYDITNGARLTTYALPGERGSGEIKINGAAAHLVRPGDLVILVAYGVFEEEEARSLKPTVVLVDERNRILEVRRG, from the coding sequence ATGTTCCACGCCAAGATCCACCGGGCCAGGGTGACCGAGGCCGACCTCCACTACGTGGGCTCGGTAACCGTGGACCAGGAGCTTCTGGAGGCCGCCGGGATCCTCCCCTACGAGCAGGTGGACATCTACGACATCACCAACGGGGCCCGGCTCACCACCTACGCCCTGCCCGGGGAACGGGGCTCGGGGGAGATCAAGATCAACGGGGCCGCCGCCCACCTGGTGCGCCCGGGGGACCTGGTCATCCTGGTGGCCTACGGGGTCTTTGAGGAAGAGGAGGCCAGGAGCCTGAAGCCCACCGTGGTCCTAGTGGACGAGAGAAACCGGATCCTCGAGGTGCGCCGAGGGTGA
- a CDS encoding Rqc2 family fibronectin-binding protein: MEGLLIHAVLRELEKELPAPNLGLAFPDEGTAAILLKGRSGRIFNLVLHYRPPSPSLVLEEATLLGEPKTPFQRQLSARVKGPLVEARQLKLDRVVFFRFAGEKGFVDTPPSVLVLEATGRNANLLLLDEAGTILGVDRVITKEVNRYRELRPGLPYTPPPPYEKLDPRTLKEEDLRPLLGKPLKEIVRLVDGVGLELMRELARRAGLTPETPLDEEGLKRVYGALKSLVEDPSLRTALSEELRKRWAEEEKEALRRPLLEALEREKRTLLARLSDYHKALERLEEAGRLRAMADLLLARLKEVPKGAERVRLTGFDGKPMEIPLDPALSPQENAKKLYERARRLEELSERALELIPKTEAKIAALEKEEERLKEADLEELLALTRRPKKEREARLGLRYTSPSGFSVLVGRNAKENDLLTRLAHSEDLWFHAQGVPGSHVILKAEGKNPPLEDLLFAARLAAYHSKARGEAQVPVDYTRKKHVWRPRKAAPGQVLYTGAKTLFVEGTLPKAEGEE, encoded by the coding sequence ATGGAAGGTCTCCTGATCCACGCCGTCCTGCGGGAGCTAGAGAAGGAGCTCCCCGCCCCGAACCTGGGCCTGGCCTTCCCCGACGAGGGCACGGCGGCCATCCTCCTCAAGGGGCGGTCGGGGCGGATCTTCAACCTGGTCCTCCACTACCGCCCCCCCTCCCCCAGCCTGGTCCTGGAGGAAGCGACCCTTTTGGGTGAGCCCAAGACCCCCTTCCAACGCCAGCTCTCCGCCCGGGTCAAGGGGCCTTTGGTGGAGGCCCGCCAGCTCAAGCTGGACCGGGTGGTCTTCTTCCGCTTCGCCGGGGAAAAGGGCTTCGTGGACACCCCCCCTTCGGTCCTGGTCCTGGAGGCCACCGGCAGGAACGCCAACCTCCTCCTCCTGGACGAGGCGGGGACCATATTGGGGGTGGACCGGGTCATCACCAAGGAGGTGAACCGCTACCGGGAGCTCCGCCCGGGCCTCCCCTACACCCCCCCGCCCCCCTACGAGAAGCTGGACCCGAGAACCCTAAAGGAGGAGGACCTCCGCCCCCTCCTGGGTAAGCCCCTCAAGGAGATCGTCCGCCTGGTGGACGGGGTGGGCCTGGAGCTCATGCGGGAGCTGGCCCGCCGGGCGGGCCTCACGCCGGAAACCCCGCTGGACGAGGAGGGCTTAAAGCGGGTCTACGGGGCCCTGAAGAGCCTGGTGGAAGACCCCTCTTTGCGCACCGCCCTTTCCGAGGAGCTGAGGAAAAGGTGGGCCGAGGAGGAGAAGGAGGCCCTGAGGAGGCCCCTCCTCGAGGCCCTGGAGCGGGAGAAGCGGACGCTTCTCGCCAGGCTTTCCGACTACCATAAGGCCCTGGAGCGCCTGGAGGAAGCAGGAAGGCTTCGGGCCATGGCCGACCTCCTCCTCGCCCGCCTCAAGGAGGTGCCCAAGGGAGCGGAAAGGGTGCGCCTTACGGGGTTTGACGGCAAGCCCATGGAAATCCCCCTGGACCCCGCCCTAAGCCCCCAGGAGAACGCCAAGAAGCTCTACGAACGGGCCCGGCGCCTGGAAGAGCTTTCGGAAAGGGCCCTGGAGCTGATCCCCAAAACCGAGGCCAAAATAGCGGCCCTGGAAAAGGAAGAGGAACGCCTGAAGGAGGCCGATCTGGAGGAGCTCCTCGCCCTCACCAGAAGGCCCAAGAAGGAAAGGGAGGCCCGGCTTGGCCTCCGCTACACCTCCCCTTCGGGCTTTTCCGTCCTGGTGGGAAGGAACGCCAAGGAAAACGACCTCCTCACCCGCCTGGCCCACTCGGAGGACCTCTGGTTCCACGCCCAGGGGGTGCCGGGAAGCCACGTGATCCTGAAGGCCGAAGGCAAGAACCCGCCCCTGGAGGACCTCCTCTTCGCCGCCAGGCTGGCCGCCTACCACTCCAAGGCCCGGGGGGAGGCCCAGGTGCCCGTGGACTACACCAGGAAGAAGCACGTCTGGCGGCCCAGGAAGGCGGCGCCGGGCCAGGTCCTCTACACCGGGGCCAAGACCCTCTTCGTGGAGGGCACGCTTCCCAAGGCGGAAGGGGAGGAGTAA
- a CDS encoding tRNA (adenine-N1)-methyltransferase, producing the protein MGGVEGGLVLLKDQKGRAFLVRLRPGGVFHHHRGTVPHEAILEAGPGGRVQTHLGEPLSVHRPTLEEYVLHMKRSATPTYPKDASAILTLLDLAPGMRVLEAGTGSGGLTLFLARAVGPSGLVDTYEKRPHHLKQAVENVRAFWQADNIRFHEGSLEEASLEKEAYDGVALDLMEPWAVLGVAAEALKPDRFLVAYLPNITQALELIAKAEGLPLALHRVMEVGWREWEVRLPVAHPRFHQVAHTAFLVAFRKWKVS; encoded by the coding sequence GTGGGCGGGGTGGAAGGCGGGCTCGTTCTCCTCAAAGACCAAAAGGGGCGCGCCTTCCTGGTGCGCCTCAGGCCCGGTGGGGTCTTTCACCACCACCGGGGGACGGTGCCCCACGAGGCCATCCTCGAGGCCGGCCCCGGGGGGCGGGTGCAGACCCACCTGGGGGAGCCCCTCTCCGTCCACCGGCCCACCCTGGAGGAGTACGTCCTCCACATGAAAAGGAGCGCCACCCCCACCTACCCCAAGGACGCCAGCGCCATCCTGACCCTTCTGGACCTGGCCCCGGGCATGCGGGTCCTGGAGGCGGGGACGGGGTCCGGGGGGCTCACCCTCTTCCTGGCCCGGGCCGTGGGGCCTAGTGGGCTCGTGGACACCTACGAGAAGCGCCCCCACCACCTGAAGCAGGCGGTGGAGAACGTGCGGGCCTTCTGGCAGGCGGACAACATCCGCTTCCACGAAGGGAGCCTAGAGGAGGCCAGCCTGGAGAAGGAGGCCTACGACGGCGTAGCCCTGGACCTGATGGAGCCCTGGGCCGTCCTAGGGGTGGCGGCGGAGGCCCTGAAGCCCGACCGCTTCCTGGTGGCCTACCTGCCCAACATCACCCAGGCCCTGGAGCTCATCGCCAAGGCCGAGGGCCTGCCCCTGGCCCTCCATAGGGTCATGGAGGTGGGCTGGCGGGAGTGGGAGGTGCGCCTGCCCGTGGCCCATCCCCGCTTCCACCAGGTGGCCCACACGGCCTTTCTGGTGGCCTTCAGAAAATGGAAGGTCTCCTGA